GTCGCGCACGACGTCGTACACCGGCCGGTTCCACCGGTAGACGGTCCCGTTGTGCAGCCGCAGCTCGGCCAGCGACGGCGTGTCGCCGCGCTCCAGCACCTGCAGCGGGTCCTCCTCGTCGCAGATCGGCAGCAGCGCCGGGAAGTACCGCACGTTCTCCTCGAACAGGTCGAAGATCGACGTGATCCACCGCTCGCCGAACCACACCCGCGGCCGGACGCCCTGCTCCTTCAGCTCGTCGCTGCGGGTGTCGGTGGCCTGCTGGAACAACGCGATCCGGGTCTCCCGCCACAGCTCCTTGCCCATCAGGAACGGCGAGTTGGCCCCGATCGCCACCTGCACGCCCGCGATGGCCTGCGCCGCGTTCCAGTACGCCGCGAAGTCCTCCGGCGACACCTGGAGGTGGAACTGGGTGCTGGTGCACGCGCCTTCCGGCACGATCGAGTCGGCGGTCATCTGCAGCCGCTCGACGCCGTTGATCGAGATCTGCAGGTCCTCGCCGCGCGCCGCCAGCACCTGCTCGTTGAGCAGCGCGTACCGCGGGTTGCCGGACAGCGCCGAGACCGCCAGGTGCTTGGGCTGCAACGTCGGCAGGATGCCGATCATCACCATGTGCGCGTCCACGCCGCGCGCCTTGTGCTCGGCCTCGTTCAACGACCGCCGCACGACGTCCTCGAACTCGGTGATCCCGCCGCCGGTCAGCAACCGGGGCGCGACGTTGATCTCCAGGTTCCACTGGCCGAGCTCGGTCACGAAGTCCGGGTCGGCGATGGCCGCCAGCGCCTCGGCGTTGCGCATCGCCGGGTCGCCCGCGTCGTCGACCAGGTTCAGCTCGATCTCCAGCCCGGTGGTGGGCCGCTCGAACTCGAACCTCGACTCGCGCAGCATCCGGGCGAACACGTCCAGGCACCGGCGGACCTTCGTGCGGTACCTCGTCCGGTCATCGCGGGTGAACTCCTGCCGCCCGACGTCGTCGCCCATGCCGCTGCCGCCTTCCCAGCCCGATCAGCGCGCGGGTACCGCGATAGCGGTCACCACAAACCCCTCCCGGGCCAGCCAGCGACCGGTGAACCCGTCCAGCGGCACGCCGTCCACCACCGGCGGCTCGATCAGGATGCGCGCGGAGAACGTGCCGTCGTCGGGGTTGATGGTCACCTCGGCGTCCTCGAACCCCAGCCACTTGCGCGCCAGCGGGAACCACGCCTTGTACACCGTCTCCTTGGCGCTGAACAGCAGCCGGTCCCAGGAGACCTTGTCGCCGGACGCCCGCAGCTCGCGGTGCCTGGCCAGCTCGCCCGGCACCGCGATGGCCTCCAGCACCCCGTCCGGGGTCGGCTCGTTCGGCTCGGCGTCGATGCCGATCGTCCACACGTCGGACACCAGGCCGACGGCCGCGGCGCGGTAGCCCTGGCAGTGCGTGATGCTGCCGACCACACCGGCGGGCCACGTCGGCGCGCGGTTCGGGCCGGGCAGCAGCGGCGCGGGCGGGAACCCGAAGGCGGCCAGCGCGGTGCGCGCGCAGTGCCGCCCGGTGGCGAACTCCCGCTTCCGCTTGTCCACCGCCTTCGCCACGTGCTCCTGCTCCTCGGGGAACAGCACGACGCCGTCCGGGTCGCCGAACACGTCGACCGCGGACACCGGCGGCGGCAGCAGGTCGGTGATCATCGGGCGTCCCCCTCGCGCAGCACGTCCAGCAGCGGCGCGGCGGTCCAGCCCCGCGGCTGCCACTCCCTCGGGTAGCCGAGCGACACCTCGTCGAAGCGGATGCCGTCCTTGCGGATCGTGCGCGGGATGTGCAGGTGCCCGTACACCGCGACCGCCGCCCGGAACCTCATGTGCCAGTCGGCGGTCCGCTCGGTGCCGCACCACAGCGCGAATTCGGGGTACCGCAGGACGAACGTGGGGTCCCGGACCAGCGGCCAGTGGTTGATGAGCACGGTCCGCAGCGACCGGTCCACCGCGCGCAACCGGCGCTCGCTCTCCTCGATCCGGGCCGCGCACCACGCCTCGCGGCTCGGGTACGGGTCCGGGTGCAGGAAGTACTCGTCGGTGCAGACGACACCGGCCTCCTGGGCGACGGCGAGCGCGGACGCCTTGTCCGTCGTGCCCGCCGGGCGGAACGTGTAGTCGTACAGCGTGAACAGCGGCGCCACCGCCACCGGCCCGCCCGCGCCCTCGAACACCGCGAACTCGTCCTCGGGCGTGAGCACGTCGATGCCGCGGCACAGCTCCACCAGCTGCTTGTAGCGCACCTCGCCGCGGGCCTGCACCGGGTCGTCCTTCGTGGTCCACAGCTCGTGGTTGCCCGGCGACCAGACCACCTTGGCGAACCGGCCGCGCAGCACGCCGAGCGCCCACTCGACGTCGTCGAACTTCTCCGCGACGTCGCCCGCCACGATCAGCCAGTCGTCCGGCGAGTGCGGCTGGATCGCTTCGACGAAGTGGCGGTTCTGCTGATAGGTCACGTGCAGGTCGCTGGTGGCGAGGAGCCGCGGCGGAGTGGTCACGCATTCGAGCGTATCCGTGCGCGCCCCGCATCGGCAGGTGACCGCTCATCCGCTCGTCGCTCCTCTGGAGCCGTTCGGCGGAGCGGGAGGAGCCGCGTGACGCTGCACCACTCCCGTTCGGCGCGCGTTCCCTTACCAGGCGGCGTCGGTGTTCCTAGCGTGATGGGCATCACGACAGTCCTGGGCGGAGGACCTGATGACCGACTACGCACGACCAGCGCAGCCCTTCGGGCGGACGGTGGGCGCGGAGATCGCCCGCCAGGCGCAGCAGCACACCCACCCGGCGGTCGCGCCCCGGCGCACCGACGACGCCGCCCTGGCCATGTTGCTGCGCGCCCGCCAGCGCGGCGACGCCCAGCGGCAGGAGCCGTGGGTGCGCCGCGCGCCGGAAGCGCCGGCCCGACCGCCGCACGCCGACGTGATCGAGCAGCTGGCCGTGCGCCTGGTGCCGCCGTCGCTGTGGGCGGTGGTCGAGCCGCTGCTGCCACCCGCGAAGGTGCGCCGCCAGGGCGGCGGCCGGGGCCGGGTGTCGGACCGGGCCATCTTCACCGCGATCGTGTTCGTCCTGACCAGCGGCTGCGCCTGGCGGCACCTGCCGCCGACGTTCGGCGTGACCGTGCCGACCGTGCACCGGCGGTTCCAGGAGTGGACCGAGGCCGGGCTGTGGCTGCGGCTGCGCCGGGTGGCGGTGGAGGGCGCGGCGGCCGACGCCGAGTGGCTGCGGCTGGTGCTGGACGCGGCCGAGCGGCGCGGCGCGCGAGCCGCCGGCTGACCGGGAGCGACGCCGGCGCGGCGCGCCCACGGCCTGGCGGTCCTCGCGGCCGGGCCGGTTGACTGGGGGCATGACGCCTGTCCACGTGACCGTTGTCGAAGGTCCTGGGGACGTGCCACCGGCCGTGTTCCTGCACGGGGTGCTGAGCTGGGGGTCGGACGACGCCTACGGCTTCGGCCACCAGCGCCCGCTCGCCACGCGCCGACGGCTGCTCCTGGTGGACCGCCGCGGCTTCGGGGCGAGTCCCGACCTCGACGGATCGCACCGCAGCGACTACGAGGTGGACGCCGCGGACGCCGTCACCCTCCTGGCCGGTGGCGCCCACCTGGTCGGCCACTCCTACGGCGCGGTCGCCGCCATGCTCGCCGCCGCCGCCAGGCCCGACCTGGTGCGCTCGCTGTGCCTGGTCCAGCCGGGCGCGCTGCGCCCGGCGGAGGACCACCCGGCCGTCGCCGAAGCCCTGACCCGCGCCCGCGCCGCCACCGCGGGCCTGCCGGCGGACCTGACGCCCGAGGACTACCTGAGGCTGTCCACCGAGGCGGTGGGCATGCCCGCGCCCGAGCCGACGCCCGCCCGGCTGCGCGCCGCGCGCACGACGATGGCCGAACGCCCGTGCTGGGACGCCGACGTGCCGCTGCAGCCGCTGGCCGACGCCCCGTGGCCGGCCCTGGTGGTCCGCGGCGACTGGTCGGGCGCGCCGGAGGAGTACCGGCGGCTCGCGGGCGTCCCGCTGCGAGTCGCCGCCGAGGTGATCGCCCACCGGATCGGCGCCGACCTGCTCACCGTGCCCGGCTTCTACCCGCACGTCCAGCAACCGGCCGCGGTCAACGCCGCCCTGGCCGGGCTGTGGGCGCGGGCCGACGGCTCCTAGCCGCACCGCTGCGGGGGACTCGTCGGCGCGCCGCGGAACCGGCCGGCCGCGACCTCGCGCCCGTCGTCAGGCGTGCACGCCCGCCTGGTACTTCGGCACCCGCACGCTGATCTTCGTACCGAGCCCCTGCGCCGTCTCCACGACCAGGCCGTAGTCGTCGCCGTAGCAGCGCCGCAGCCGCTCGTCGATGTTCCCCAGCCCGATCCCGGCCGTCTCGCCGACCTGGCCGGCCAGCGTGCGGCGCAGCGCGTCGGGGTCCATGCCGATGCCGTCGTCCTCGATGGTGATGTGCGCCTCCGCGCCCGCGTCGGCCGCCAGGATCGAGATGTGCCCCGGCCCGACCTTGCCCTCCATCCCGTGCCGGACCGCGTTCTCCACCAGCGGCTGCAGGCACAGGAACGGCACCGTCACCGGTAACACCTCGGGCGCGATCTGCAGCGTCACCTTCAGCCGCTCGCCGAAGCGGGCCCGTTCCAGCGCCAGGTACTGGTCGATCGACTTCAGCTCCTCCGACAGCGTGGTGAAGTCACCGGCCCGGCGGAACGAGTAGCGGGTGAAGTCGGCGAAGTCCAGCAGCAGCGTGCGAGCGCGCTCCGGGTCCGTGCGCACGTACGACGCGATGGCGGACAACGAGTTGTAGATGAAGTGCGGCGAGATCTGCGCCCGCAGCGCCCGCACCTCCGCCTCCACCAGCCGGGTCCGCGACCGGTCCAGCTCGGCCAGCTCCAACTGGCCCGACGCCCACCTCGCCACCTCGTTCGTGGCCCGCACCAACCCGGCCGACGCCTCCCGGCTGTACGCCGCCAGCACGCCGACCACCCGGCCCTCGACGGTCAGCGGCGCGAGCACCGCCGTGTGCACCGGGCAGTCCGGCGCGGAGCACGTGATGTCGAACGCGCGGGTGCGGCCGGTGTCGAACACGTCGGCGGCCAGGCCCATCGCCTCGGTCGCGTGGTGCTCGCCGTCGCCCTCCCACGCCACCACCTCGGTCTCGTCGGTCAACGCCAGCGCGGGCGTGCCCAGCAGCGTCCGCAGGTGCTTGGCCGACTTCTTCGCCGCCTCCGGCACCAGCCCGGCGCGCAGCGGGGGAGCGGCCGACCACGCGGTGTGCAGCGTCTCGAACGTGATCCGCTGCTCGTGGGTCAGGAAGTCGTTGCGGGTGCGGGAGGTCCACCACAGCGTGATCACCACGGCCAGCCCGACGGCCAGTATCGCGCCCGCCGTGAGCAGCGCGGTCACAACCGGTCCTGACTGCGCAGACCCAGGTTCTCCGGCGCGTGCAAGCGCACCATGACGTGGTTCACCCCCGGCGGCAGCCTGCGCGGCGTCAGCAGCGACACCGCGTACATCACCACGAAGCCCAGCGGCACGGTCCACGCGGCGGGCCGGGCCAGGAACACGTGGTACCACTCGTCGCGACCACCGGCGCTGATCGTCACCAACCCGGCCACCAGCGCGGGCAGCCCGCCCGCGACCATCCCGGCCACCGCGCCGACCGTGGTGATCCGGGTGCTCCAGATGCCCAGCACCAGCAGCGGGCACAGCGACGACGCGGCCACCGCGAACGCCAGGCCGACCATGTCCGCCACCGGCACCTTGCCGACCAGCCACGTCATGCCCAGCGGCACCAGCACGGCCAGCACCGTCGACACCCGGAACCCGCGCACGCCGCGCAACCGCAGCACGTCCCGGCTCAGCACGCCCGCCAGCGACACCATCAGGCCCGACGACGTGGACAGGAACGCGGCGAACGCCCCACCGGCCACCAGCGCGCCCAGCAGCTGACCGCCCAGCCCGTCGACCATCCGGCTCGGCAGCACGAGCACCACCGCGTCCGTGTCGCCGGTCATCAGCAGCTCGGGCGTGTACAGCCGGCCGAGGGCGCCGTAGATCGGCGGCATCAGGTAGAACACGCCGAGCATCCCCAGCACGATCAACGTCGTGCGGCGCGCCGCCCGGCCGTTCGGGTTGGTGTAGAAGCGCACGATCACGTGCGGCAGGCCCATCGTGCCCAGGAACGTGGCGATGATCAGCGAGTACACCGCGTACAGCGGGAACCGCTCGCCGCCGCGCATGGGCAGCGCCCACTCGTCGTTGCCGGTCGCCGGGATGGACCGGATGTGCGGCACGGCCGCGCCCTCGGGGAACGTGAGCCGGGAACCGGCGGCCGCGGTGTGCGTGCCGGGGGTCAGCTCGCCGCCGCCGTCGACCCGCTGCCCGTCCACCCGGCCGTCGCCGGTGAACGGCGTGCCGCGGGGCGCCTCGAACGTCGTGTCGGTGTCGAAGGTGACCGTGGTCTGCTTCGGGAACTCGGGGAAGCCCGGCCCGGTCAGGTCGCGCGCGCCGTGCGCGTGCCAGGCCATCACCAGGAACACCACCGGCACCGCGATCGCGGTCAGCTTGAGCCAGTACTGGAACGCCTGCACGAACGTGATGCTGCGCATCCCGCCGGAGACCACGTTCGTGCCGACCACGACCGCCACCACCAGCGCGCCCACCCAGTTCGGCGCGCCCGTCACCGTGTTCAGGGTGAGCCCGGCGCCCTGCAGCTGCGGCAGCAGGTACAGCCACCCGATGCCGAGCGCGAACACGCTCGCCACCGCGCGCACCGCGGGCGAGGCGAACCGCGCCTCGGCGAAGTCCGGCAGCGTGTACGCGCCGCTGCGGCGCAGGGGCGCGGCGACCAGCGCGAGCAGCACCAGGTAGCCCGCCGTGTAGCCGACCGGGAACCACAGCATGTCCGGGCCGTGCGCGAAGATCAGCCCGGCGATGCCGACGAACGAGGCCGCCGACAGGTACTCGCCGCCGATCGCGGAGGCGTTCCACCAGGGCGACACGGTCCGCGAGGCGACGAAGAAGTCCGAGGTGGTCCGCGAGATCCGCAGCCCGTACGTGCCGACCAGCATCGTCCCGACCGCGACGACCAGCACCGCGATGACGCTGTACGTGCTGCTCACGAACGTTCCACCAGCTCCGCGAACTCCCGTTCGCCGCGCTCGGCCTGGCGCACGTAGAACCAGCCCGCGAGCACGAACACCGGGAACACCAGGAAGCCGAGCAGCAGCCACGGCAGCGGCAGGCCGAGCAGCCGCTGCGCCCCGACCCGCGGCACGAACGTGAAGAGCAGCGGCAGCGCCGCGACGCTGCCGCACACCACCGCGCACAGCAGCAGCCCGAGCCGCCGCTGGGTGCGGATCAGCGAGCGCATGTAGACCGCGCCGAGTTCGCTCTGCTCGTCGATCTCGCGTGACGCCGGGTACGGGCGGGGTGCGCGCGGGGCGCGGGTGCGCGGGCTGGTCACCACGACCCGCTGGGCGTGCGGGCGCTGCGGCGAGGTCACGACGGCTGCCGGTTGCGGCGCACCAGCAGCTGCCGGAGGTGCCGGGCGTGCCGCCTGCTGACCGGCAGCACCGCGCCGCCGATGTTGACGCTCAGGTGCCCGTCCTCCAGCCGCAGCTCGTCGATGTGGCCGAGCGAGACGAGGTGGCTGCGGTGGATGCGGACGAACCCGGCGGAGCGCCAGCGCTCCTCCAGCCCGTTGAGCGCGGCGCGGACCAGCCCGCTGCCGGTGGCGGTGTGCAGCCGGGCGTAGTCGCCGTGCGCCTCGACGTAGCGGATGTCGGCCAGCCGGATGAACCGGGTGATGCCGCCCAGCTCGACCGGGATCACCTCGTCGCCGACGTCGGGCGCCTTCTCGGCCGGCGCGGCGGCGGCCGGTTCCGCGGTCTTCGAGTCCAGCACCTCGTGCACTATCCGGTGCACCGACTCGGCCAGCCGTTCCGCGCGGACCGGCTTGAGCAGGTAGTCGAGCGCCTTGAGCTCGAACGCCTCGACGGCCGGCTCTTGGTGCGCGGTGACGAAGACGATGCGCGGCGGTTGGGCGAACCGGGAGAGCACGCGGGCCAGGTCGAGGCCGTCCAGGCCGGGCATCCGGATGTCGAGGAAGACGGCGTCGACCGGCTGGCCGGCGTCCATCGCGCGGTGCAGCGTCCGCAGCGCCTTGGTCGCGTCCGTCACGGCCTCGACGTGACCGATGCGCGAGTCCGAGCGCAGCAGGTAGACGAGGTCTTCCAGGGCGGGGGCCTCGTCGTCCACGGCGAGCACCCGCAGCGTGCGCTCCAGCGCCCCGCGGCGCTCCGGGCCCTCGCAGAGCGGGCAGGGGAGTCCTGAGGTCATCGAAGTCCAATGCGATCCGGTCGGCGGCGTCGGCGATCAGACCACCGGACGCCTATCCTCACCCTTCGGGGTGGCCAAGGGCAATGACCGGCGCGCGGCCTCCGCGTCACCGAGCGTCATCTCCAGTTCGAGGAACGCCTCCTCGGCCCGCCGCGCGGCCAGCGAGACCGACGCCGCGGCGGCGCTGCCGACCAGCCTGCGGGTCGGCCCGTGCAACCCGCGCACCACGTCCGACCACTCGTCGACCACCCGGGCCAGCGCGGTGAGCGCGCAGACCAGCTCGGCGGACGTGCGGGGCGCCGGGTCCGCGATCCGCGCCAGTCCGACGTGCGGATCGGAGTCCATGCCATCCCCCACGGTGAGCCACCCGAATATCGAAACCAGATGTTCCCGTTCCCGCCCACACGGGTCAACGACCCTAAGGAGTGGTCTCAATCGGACCTCCCACGAGTCGAACCCCCACGTCCCGCGAGTCGAACACTCAGGACCCCCGAATTCAACACTCGCGTCTGCCGACGAGCACGCGAATGTCGAACTCGGGGGCCGTGAACGTTCGACTCGCGGGTCCCGAGTGTTCGACTCGCCGGTCAGGGGAGGTCGGTCAGGGCGGTGGTGGTTTGGGATTCGACGTCGCCGAAGCCGCTGCGCAGGGCCAGGTCGCGGCCCACCCGGGCGTGGCGGAGGGCTTCGACGGGGCGGCCGTCAGCGGCGAGGGCGCGGATCAGGTGGACGTGGGAGCGGGCCACGCCGTAGCGGTAGTCGCTGGACGTGGCCAGTTCCAGGGCGCGCAGGTGGGCGGCCACGGCGCGGGACGGTTTGCCCAGGTGGCGCAGCACGAGGCCGAGCGCGTTGTGCACCTCGGACTCGATCCGCGGGCAGCCGCCCAGCTCCTGCACCAGCGCCAACGACCGCTGCGCCGTCCGCAGCGCCTCCGCGTGCTCGCCGCCCAGGCACAACGCCGTCGCCAGGTGCGCCATCGCCTCCGCCCGAGCGTGCCGCGCCCCCGTCCGGAACCACGCCGCCAACGCGTGCCGCAGCAGCTCCACCGCCTCCGCGTGCTCACCGGCCGCCGTGTGGCACCGGCCCAGCAGCGCGGCGCACGAGGCTTCCAGGTTCACCCCGGCCGCCGTCCGGGCCAGCGCCAGCCCCTCCGACAGCAGCGACTTCGCCACCACCAGCTCGCCGCGCATCATCCGCAACGCCCCGAGCCCGGCCAGCGCCCCGATCCGCACGTGCGGCCCGGCCCAGTCCTGCCCGCTCAACGCCATCAGCCGGTCGAACGAGGCGAACGCCGCCGGGAACTCGCCCAGCTCCAGGTGCACCACGCCGTCCAGCCCGGCGTGCAGCCACACCGCCCGCCCCACCGGCCGCGCCGCCCGCAGGTACCGCTGCGCCGACCGCAGGTTGCCCAGGTTGCGGTGCTCGGCCGCCAGCCACACCAGCATCATCGTCTCGGCCTCGTGGTCGCCGGCGGCCCGCGTCGCGCCCAGGGCGGCGTCGATCGCCCGCACGAACTCCACGTGGTGCCCGTGCGAGCCGAAGTACCCGCCGACGGCGTCGATCAGCTGCCACGCCATCGGCAGCGGCCCGTGCTGCGCGCAGTGCTCGGTCGCCGCCAGCACGCTCGGCCGTTCCGCGTCCAGCCACTCCCGGGCCGCGTCCGGGCTCATCCGGGGCGGCCCGGACACGCCCAGCTCCGGGTACAGCACGTTCCCGACCTCGACCGACGTGGTCAGGTACCAGTCGAACAGCCGCCGCCGCGCCGACTCCAGGTCCTCGCCGGCCGCCGCCGCGCGGTCGGCCGCGTAGTCGTGCAGCAGGTCGTGCAGCGCGAACCGGTCCGGCCCGACCCGCTGCACGAGGTGCGCCGACGCCAGGTCCTCCAGCAGCCCGCGCGCCACCCCCTCGGACGCGTCCAGCAGCGCCGCCGCGCCGAACACGCTGAAGTCCGGCCCCGGCAGCAGCCCGGTCAGCCGGAACAGCCGCGCCGCCTGCGGCGTCAACGCCGCGTAGGACAGGTCGAACGCCCGCCGTACGGCCGCCGTGTCGTCGTTGTCCACCGCCAGCGCGGCCAACCGGTCGCCGCCGCGCAGCTCCTCCACGTACGACGCGACGTCGACGTGCGACGAGCCGACCAGGTTGCCCAGCGCGATCCGCAGCGCCAGCGGCAGGTAGCCGCACAGCCGGGCCAGCTCGCCGAGCGCGTCGAACTGCGTCACGGCCGCCTCCGCGCCGAGCGACCTGGCCAGCAGCTTCCACGCCTCGTCGCCGCGCAGCACGTCCAGCCGCACGGTGGTGGCGCGCAGCCGCAGCTCGTTGCGGCTGGTGATCAGCACCGAGCAGCCGGGGTCGGCGGGCAGCAGCGGCAGCACCTGCTCGACCGACGCCGCGTTGTCCAGCGTGATCAGCACCCGCCTGCCGCGCAGCCGGGCCCGGTAGCCGTCGACCAGCTCTTCCTCGTCGACCGGGATGTGGTCGGACCGCACGCCCATCGCCCGCAGGAACCGGGCCAGCACGGCCGACGTCGGCAGCGGGGGTGACGTGGAGTGCCCGCGCAGGTTCACGTACAGCTGGCCGTCGGGGTAGCGGTCGCGCACCGCGTGCGCCACCGAGATGGCGAACGCCGTCTTGCCGACGCCCGGCGGCCCGCACACCACCACGGCCGCCGTCGCGCGCGTCAGCAACCCGGTCACCCGGCCCAGCTCCGCGCCGCGGCCGACGAAGTTGCCGACCGGCGCGGGCAGCTGCGACACCGGCGCCCACGTGCCCGCGGCGGGCTGGTGCAGCGCCGGGTCGCCGGTGAGGATCGCGTGGTGCACGGCGCGCAGCGAATCGCTCGGGTCCACGCCCAGCTCCCGCGCCAGCGCCGTCGACGCCTGCCGGTAGGCGTCCAGCGCGTCGGCCTGCCGGTCGACCCGGTACAGCGCCACCATCAGCTGCGACCAGAACCGCTCGCGCAGCGGGTGCTGCGCGGTCAGCCGGCGCAGGTCGGCGATCACCTCGTCGCACCGGTCCAGCCGCAGCTTCACGTCGACCAGCTCGGAGATCACCCGCAGCCGCCGCTCGGCGAGGTTGGGCGCCTCCGTCTCGTGCAGCGACTCCGACGGCACGTCGGCCAGCGGCGGGCCGTGCCAGCACTGCAGCGCGCGCTCGTAGCACCCGGCGGCGGCGGCGAAGTCCTCGGCGGCGGCCAGTTCCGCGCCCTCCTCGGCCAGCGCCTCGAACCGGTGCAGGTCCAGCGCGCCGGCCGGCAGGTCGATCCGGTAGCCGGTGGGGGTGGTGTGGATGAGCCGCGGGTCGCCGAGCGCGCGCCGCAACCGCATCACGTACACCGGCAACGTCTGCGCCGCGCGGTCCGGCGGGTTCTCGCCCCACACCCGGCGGATCAGGTCGCTCGCGGGCACCGAGCGGTTCGCGCCGAGCAGCAGGGTGGCCAGGACGATGCGGTGCTTGGCGGCGGTGACGGGGACCGAGCGGCCGTTCCGGCGGACCACGAGGGACCCCAGCACGCCGAACTCGTCCTGCGACAGGGCTGACCGCCTCCGTTCTCTCCCGACGTTGACATGCTCGTGCCCCGGTCCCCACCGGAGTACCACCGGATGGACTCCAGGGCCGTCAGAGCCTGCCGACTTCGGTGATCCGCAGCGCGGCCGTGCCGATCTCGTCGGACTCGGCCAGGTCGACCTCGGCGGTGAAGCCCCAGTCGTGGTCCTTCGCCGGGTCGTCCAGGACCTGGCGCACCCGCCACAGCCCCGGCTCCTCGGTGATCACCAGCAGCGCCGGGCCGCGCGCGTCCGGGCCCATGCCGATCTCGTCGTGCTCCTCGTAGTACGGCTCCAGCGCGTCCTGCCAGTCCTGCGCCGACCAGCCCGCTTCGCCGTCCAGCTGCCCCAGCTCGTAGTAGTTGCGCCTGGCGGCCAGCTCCACCCGCCGGAACAGCGCGTTGCGCACCAGCACCCGGAACGCGCGCACGTTGCCGGTGACGGCGGGCGGCGCGTCGCTCAACGACGTCTCCGCCGCTTCTTCGCCGGGGTTGCGCAGCTTCTCCCACTCGTCCAGCAGGCTGGAGTCGACCTGGCGGACCAGCTCGCCCAGCCACTCCTGCAGGTCGCTCAGCTCCTCGGTCTTGGCGTCCTCGGGCACGGTCTGCCGCAGCGCCTTGTACGCGTCGGCCAGGTACCGCAGCACCAGGCCCTCCGAGCGGGCCAGCTGGTAGTGGGAGACGTACTCGGCGAACGTCATCGCCCGCTCGAACATGTCCCGCACCACGGACTTCGGCGACAGGTGGTGGTCGGCGACCCACGGGTGCCCGCGCCGGTAGGTGGTGAACGCGGCCTCCAGCAGCTCCTGGAGCGGCTTCGGGTACGTGACCTCCTCCAGCAGCTCCATCCGCTGGTCGTACTCGATGCCCTCGGACTTC
This genomic window from Saccharothrix sp. HUAS TT1 contains:
- a CDS encoding BTAD domain-containing putative transcriptional regulator, which encodes MLGSLVVRRNGRSVPVTAAKHRIVLATLLLGANRSVPASDLIRRVWGENPPDRAAQTLPVYVMRLRRALGDPRLIHTTPTGYRIDLPAGALDLHRFEALAEEGAELAAAEDFAAAAGCYERALQCWHGPPLADVPSESLHETEAPNLAERRLRVISELVDVKLRLDRCDEVIADLRRLTAQHPLRERFWSQLMVALYRVDRQADALDAYRQASTALARELGVDPSDSLRAVHHAILTGDPALHQPAAGTWAPVSQLPAPVGNFVGRGAELGRVTGLLTRATAAVVVCGPPGVGKTAFAISVAHAVRDRYPDGQLYVNLRGHSTSPPLPTSAVLARFLRAMGVRSDHIPVDEEELVDGYRARLRGRRVLITLDNAASVEQVLPLLPADPGCSVLITSRNELRLRATTVRLDVLRGDEAWKLLARSLGAEAAVTQFDALGELARLCGYLPLALRIALGNLVGSSHVDVASYVEELRGGDRLAALAVDNDDTAAVRRAFDLSYAALTPQAARLFRLTGLLPGPDFSVFGAAALLDASEGVARGLLEDLASAHLVQRVGPDRFALHDLLHDYAADRAAAAGEDLESARRRLFDWYLTTSVEVGNVLYPELGVSGPPRMSPDAAREWLDAERPSVLAATEHCAQHGPLPMAWQLIDAVGGYFGSHGHHVEFVRAIDAALGATRAAGDHEAETMMLVWLAAEHRNLGNLRSAQRYLRAARPVGRAVWLHAGLDGVVHLELGEFPAAFASFDRLMALSGQDWAGPHVRIGALAGLGALRMMRGELVVAKSLLSEGLALARTAAGVNLEASCAALLGRCHTAAGEHAEAVELLRHALAAWFRTGARHARAEAMAHLATALCLGGEHAEALRTAQRSLALVQELGGCPRIESEVHNALGLVLRHLGKPSRAVAAHLRALELATSSDYRYGVARSHVHLIRALAADGRPVEALRHARVGRDLALRSGFGDVESQTTTALTDLP